A DNA window from Burkholderia sp. HI2500 contains the following coding sequences:
- a CDS encoding Tex family protein: protein MTETVALKIVQRIATELSVQPRQVAAAVQLLDEGSTVPFIARYRKEVTGNLDDTQLRQLEERLLYLRELEDRRASILSSIDEQGKLTDELRAAIDAADSKQVLEDLYLPYKPKRRTRAQIAREAGLEPLAQALLANPLLDPQAEAAAYVDADKGVADIKAALDGARDILSEQFGETAELLGKLRDYLHNQGVVSSAVVEGKENEEGEKFRDYYDYAETIKTVPSHRALALFRGRNAGVLTVKLGLGEELDAQVPHPGEAMIARHFGIANQNRPADKWLSDVCRWCWRVKVQPHIENELLTQLRETAETEAIRVFARNLNDLLLAAPAGPKAVIGLDPGLRTGVKVAVVDRTGKVLATDTIYPHEPRRDWDGSIAKLARIAAQTQAELISIGNGTASRETDKLAGELIAKHPELRLQKIVVSEAGASVYSASELAAKEFPELDVSLRGAVSIARRLQDPLAELVKIEPKAIGVGQYQHDVNQRELARSLDAVVEDCVNAVGVDANTASAPLLARVSGLNATLARNIVDYRDANGPFPSREHLRKVPRLGDKTFEQAAGFLRINGGENPLDRSSVHPEAYPVVERMLAKISKRIDDVLGNREALSGLSPTEFVDDRFGLPTVRDILSELEKPGRDPRPEFKTATFREGVEKVSDLVPGMTLEGVVTNVAAFGAFVDIGVHQDGLVHVSAMSTKFIKDPHEVVKAGQVVKVKVIDVDVKRQRIALTMRLDDDAAAPGMSSRGGQDRGNAGRGAARPQQRSREPEPAGAMAAAFAKLKR, encoded by the coding sequence ATGACGGAAACCGTAGCACTCAAGATCGTACAGCGCATCGCCACCGAACTGTCCGTCCAGCCGCGCCAGGTCGCGGCGGCCGTGCAACTCCTCGACGAAGGCTCGACCGTTCCGTTCATTGCCCGGTACCGCAAGGAAGTGACCGGCAACCTGGACGACACGCAGTTGCGCCAGCTCGAGGAACGCCTCCTGTATCTGCGCGAACTCGAGGATCGCCGTGCGTCGATCCTGTCGAGCATCGACGAACAGGGCAAGCTGACCGACGAACTGCGCGCCGCGATCGACGCGGCCGACAGCAAGCAGGTGCTCGAAGACCTTTATCTGCCGTACAAGCCGAAGCGTCGCACGCGTGCGCAGATCGCCCGCGAAGCCGGCCTCGAGCCGCTCGCCCAGGCGCTCCTCGCGAACCCGCTGCTCGACCCGCAGGCCGAGGCAGCCGCGTACGTCGACGCCGACAAGGGCGTCGCCGACATCAAGGCCGCGCTCGACGGCGCGCGCGACATCCTGTCCGAACAGTTCGGCGAGACGGCCGAGCTGCTCGGCAAGCTGCGCGACTATCTGCACAACCAGGGTGTCGTGTCGTCGGCCGTCGTCGAGGGCAAGGAAAACGAGGAAGGCGAGAAATTCCGCGACTATTACGACTACGCGGAAACGATCAAGACCGTGCCGTCGCACCGCGCCCTCGCGCTGTTCCGCGGCCGCAACGCGGGCGTGCTGACGGTCAAGCTCGGGCTCGGCGAAGAACTCGACGCGCAGGTGCCGCATCCCGGCGAGGCGATGATCGCGCGCCATTTCGGCATCGCGAACCAGAACCGCCCGGCCGACAAGTGGCTGTCCGACGTATGCCGCTGGTGCTGGCGCGTGAAGGTGCAGCCGCACATCGAGAACGAGCTGCTCACGCAATTGCGCGAAACGGCCGAAACGGAAGCGATCCGCGTGTTCGCACGCAACCTGAACGACCTCCTGCTGGCCGCGCCGGCCGGCCCGAAGGCCGTGATCGGTCTCGACCCCGGCCTGCGCACGGGTGTGAAGGTCGCGGTCGTCGACCGCACCGGCAAGGTGCTCGCGACCGACACGATCTACCCGCACGAGCCGCGCCGCGACTGGGATGGCTCGATCGCGAAACTCGCACGCATCGCCGCGCAGACGCAGGCCGAGCTGATCAGCATCGGCAACGGCACGGCGTCACGTGAAACCGACAAGCTCGCGGGCGAACTGATCGCGAAACACCCGGAGCTGCGCCTGCAGAAGATCGTCGTGTCGGAAGCCGGCGCTTCGGTCTATTCGGCATCCGAGCTGGCCGCGAAGGAATTCCCGGAGCTCGACGTGTCGCTGCGCGGCGCCGTCTCGATTGCACGCCGCCTGCAGGATCCGCTCGCCGAGCTCGTGAAGATCGAGCCGAAGGCCATCGGCGTCGGCCAGTACCAGCACGACGTGAACCAGCGCGAACTCGCCCGCTCGCTCGACGCGGTCGTCGAGGACTGCGTGAACGCGGTCGGCGTCGACGCGAACACCGCGTCGGCCCCGCTGCTCGCCCGCGTATCGGGCCTGAACGCGACGCTCGCGCGCAACATCGTCGACTACCGCGATGCGAACGGCCCGTTCCCGTCGCGCGAGCACCTGCGCAAGGTGCCGCGCCTCGGCGACAAGACCTTCGAGCAGGCCGCAGGCTTCCTGCGCATCAACGGCGGCGAGAATCCGCTCGACCGCTCGTCGGTGCACCCGGAAGCGTATCCGGTCGTCGAGCGGATGCTCGCGAAGATCAGCAAGCGCATCGACGACGTGCTCGGCAACCGGGAAGCGCTGTCGGGCCTTTCCCCGACGGAATTTGTTGACGACCGTTTCGGTCTGCCGACCGTGCGCGACATCCTGTCCGAACTGGAGAAGCCGGGCCGTGATCCGCGCCCCGAATTCAAGACCGCGACGTTCCGCGAAGGCGTCGAAAAGGTGTCGGATCTCGTGCCCGGCATGACGCTCGAAGGCGTCGTGACGAACGTCGCCGCGTTCGGCGCGTTCGTTGACATCGGCGTCCACCAGGACGGCCTCGTCCACGTATCCGCGATGTCGACCAAGTTCATCAAGGATCCGCACGAAGTCGTGAAGGCCGGCCAGGTCGTCAAGGTGAAGGTGATTGACGTCGACGTGAAGCGCCAGCGCATCGCGCTGACGATGCGCCTCGACGACGACGCGGCGGCGCCCGGCATGTCGTCGCGCGGCGGCCAGGATCGCGGCAACGCGGGGCGCGGCGCGGCCCGCCCGCAGCAGCGTTCGCGCGAGCCGGAACCGGCAGGCGCGATGGCCGCGGCATTCGCGAAGCTGAAGCGCTGA
- a CDS encoding IS110 family transposase — protein sequence MDTVSLIGIDLGKHCFHLHGQDASGRMVFRKKLTRSQMFTLLGNFPRCIVVMEACAGAHWIARRLQALGHEAKLISPQFVKPFRQGNKNDFADAQAICEAAARSSMRFVSPHNEAQQIVSALHRVRERLVRDRTGTINQIHAFLLEFGISLPRGMAVIRRLPAVLEAESLPPRLVVVLERLQAHFKYLDEQIHQLERELLTQLHEDERSERLLEIPGIGPMTASVLMSELGDAQQYGSARQFAASVGLVPRQYSTGGKPTLLGISKRGDKELRRLLVQCARAVMQRIEHRTDALGVWIRSLLARRHSNVVACALANKLARIAWAILAKGTHYRSIEAVPSV from the coding sequence ATGGACACGGTATCGCTGATCGGAATCGATCTCGGCAAGCACTGCTTCCACCTGCATGGACAGGATGCGTCAGGCAGGATGGTGTTCCGTAAAAAGCTCACGCGTAGCCAGATGTTCACGCTGCTGGGCAATTTTCCGCGTTGCATTGTGGTCATGGAGGCCTGCGCCGGTGCTCACTGGATCGCACGTCGACTTCAAGCGCTGGGCCATGAGGCCAAGCTGATTTCTCCGCAATTCGTCAAACCGTTCCGGCAAGGCAACAAGAACGATTTCGCGGACGCCCAGGCGATCTGCGAAGCAGCCGCTCGTTCGAGCATGCGTTTCGTGAGCCCGCACAACGAAGCCCAGCAGATCGTTTCAGCCTTGCACCGTGTGCGCGAGCGGCTGGTGCGTGACCGCACCGGCACGATCAATCAGATTCATGCGTTTCTGTTGGAGTTCGGTATCAGCTTGCCGCGCGGCATGGCAGTGATCCGGCGACTGCCTGCCGTGCTCGAGGCAGAATCGTTGCCGCCGAGGCTGGTGGTCGTGCTCGAACGTTTGCAGGCGCACTTCAAGTATCTGGACGAGCAGATCCACCAGCTCGAACGTGAGTTGCTTACCCAGCTACACGAGGATGAACGCAGCGAACGACTGCTCGAGATTCCTGGCATTGGCCCGATGACCGCCAGCGTGTTGATGTCAGAGTTGGGCGATGCTCAGCAATATGGCTCAGCAAGGCAGTTTGCAGCTTCGGTCGGTCTGGTGCCGCGGCAGTACAGCACCGGCGGCAAACCAACGCTACTGGGCATCAGCAAGCGTGGCGACAAGGAACTGCGACGGCTGCTGGTGCAATGTGCGCGGGCCGTCATGCAGCGCATCGAGCACCGCACGGATGCATTGGGCGTCTGGATTCGCAGCCTGTTGGCGCGACGACACTCGAACGTGGTGGCCTGTGCCCTGGCCAACAAACTGGCGAGGATCGCCTGGGCCATCCTCGCCAAAGGGACACACTACCGGAGCATCGAGGCTGTTCCCTCAGTCTGA
- a CDS encoding potassium transporter Kup, with protein MNDTIHATDAAHAPHSTQQHSMRALAIAAIGVVFGDIGTSPLYSLKEAFSPAHGIPLTEGSILGVISLLFWAIILVVGIKYLLFVMRADNNGEGGVLALMALSLRPLDSKTRVAGALMALGIFGACMFYGDAVITPAISVMSAVEGLEIATPHLSHLVLPITIVILIALFWIQRHGTALVGKLFGPIMVLWFVVIAALGVYHIVRVPGIMAAINPYYAASFMADHLLQAYVVLGSVVLVLTGAEALYADMGHFGAKPIRIAAYGLVMPSLVLNYFGQGALLIQNPKAIENPFFLLAPEWGLLPLVVLSTVATVIASQAVISGAYSLTSQAIQLGYVPRMKVLHTSELAIGQIYVPVVNWLLLFVILCIVIGFKSSDNLAAAYGIAVTATMVITTVLAAVVMVKVWNWNRLLVGAIIAVFLAVDLGFFGANLLKVAQGGWLPLGIGALLFFLLMTWYKGRHIVKERTAADGIPLEPFLQGLLAHPPHRVSGTAIYLTGNDKLVPVSLLHNLKHNKVLHERTIFLTFVTRDFPYVRDDKRQSSRDAGGGLYIVKAEYGFNETPDVKAVLEEFGRTHDMTFELMDTSFFLARETVVPTHLPGMSIWRERVFAWMHQNAAKPTDFFSIPANRVVELGTKIEI; from the coding sequence ATGAACGACACGATCCACGCGACCGACGCAGCACACGCGCCGCATTCGACGCAACAACACTCGATGCGGGCGCTAGCGATAGCAGCCATCGGCGTCGTGTTCGGCGACATCGGCACCAGCCCGCTGTATTCGCTCAAGGAGGCGTTCAGCCCCGCACACGGCATTCCGCTCACCGAAGGATCGATTCTCGGCGTGATCTCGCTGCTGTTCTGGGCAATCATCCTGGTGGTCGGCATCAAGTACCTGCTGTTCGTGATGCGCGCGGACAACAACGGCGAAGGCGGCGTGCTCGCGCTGATGGCGCTGTCATTGCGGCCGCTCGACTCGAAGACCCGCGTCGCGGGCGCGCTGATGGCGCTCGGGATCTTCGGCGCGTGCATGTTCTACGGGGACGCGGTGATCACGCCGGCGATCTCGGTGATGTCGGCGGTCGAAGGTCTCGAAATCGCGACACCACACCTGTCCCATCTCGTGCTGCCGATCACGATCGTGATCCTGATCGCGCTGTTCTGGATCCAGCGTCACGGGACCGCGCTGGTCGGGAAGCTGTTCGGCCCGATCATGGTGCTGTGGTTCGTCGTGATCGCGGCACTCGGCGTGTACCACATCGTGCGCGTGCCGGGCATCATGGCCGCCATCAACCCGTATTACGCGGCGTCGTTCATGGCCGATCACCTGCTGCAGGCGTACGTCGTGCTCGGCTCGGTCGTGCTGGTGCTGACCGGTGCGGAAGCGCTCTACGCGGACATGGGCCACTTCGGCGCGAAGCCGATCCGCATCGCCGCCTACGGGCTCGTGATGCCGTCGCTCGTGCTGAACTACTTCGGCCAGGGCGCGCTGCTGATCCAGAACCCGAAGGCGATCGAGAACCCGTTCTTCCTGCTGGCACCCGAATGGGGGCTGCTGCCGCTCGTCGTGCTGTCGACGGTCGCGACCGTGATCGCATCGCAGGCGGTGATCTCGGGCGCGTATTCGCTGACGTCGCAGGCCATCCAGCTCGGCTACGTGCCGCGCATGAAGGTGCTGCACACGTCGGAACTCGCGATCGGCCAGATCTACGTGCCGGTCGTGAACTGGCTGCTGCTGTTCGTGATCCTCTGCATCGTCATCGGCTTCAAGAGCTCCGACAACCTCGCGGCCGCGTACGGTATCGCGGTGACTGCGACGATGGTGATCACGACCGTGCTCGCCGCGGTCGTGATGGTGAAGGTGTGGAACTGGAACCGGCTGCTGGTCGGCGCGATCATCGCGGTGTTTCTCGCAGTCGACCTCGGCTTCTTCGGCGCGAACCTGCTGAAGGTCGCGCAGGGCGGCTGGTTGCCGCTCGGCATCGGCGCGCTGCTGTTCTTCCTGCTGATGACCTGGTACAAGGGGCGTCACATCGTCAAGGAGCGCACGGCGGCCGACGGTATCCCGCTCGAGCCGTTCCTGCAGGGGCTGCTCGCGCATCCGCCGCATCGCGTGTCGGGTACCGCGATCTACCTGACCGGCAACGACAAGCTCGTGCCCGTCAGCCTGCTGCACAACCTGAAGCACAACAAGGTGCTGCACGAGCGCACCATTTTCCTCACGTTCGTCACGCGCGACTTTCCTTACGTGCGCGACGACAAGCGTCAGTCCTCGCGTGATGCGGGCGGCGGGCTGTATATCGTCAAGGCCGAGTACGGCTTCAACGAGACGCCGGACGTGAAGGCCGTGCTCGAGGAATTCGGCCGCACGCACGACATGACGTTCGAGCTGATGGACACGTCGTTCTTCCTCGCGCGCGAAACGGTCGTGCCGACGCATCTGCCCGGGATGTCGATCTGGCGCGAGCGCGTGTTCGCCTGGATGCACCAGAATGCCGCGAAGCCGACCGACTTCTTCTCGATCCCCGCAAACCGCGTGGTCGAACTCGGGACGAAGATCGAGATCTGA
- a CDS encoding phosphoribosyltransferase produces MTQQITMTAADLMTDPRNDDKNLWVGWDEYHRLIELLALQVHASGWKFDQILCLARGGLRVGDQLSRIYDVPLAILATSSYREAAGTEQGDLDIAQYITMTRGNLAGNVLLVDDLVDSGVTLARVQEHLKERYPSVTAVRSAVLWYKGCSKVKPDYHTQFLPTNPWIHQPFEEWDTVRPHNLEAWIKRGRAQRDGSGA; encoded by the coding sequence ATGACGCAGCAAATCACGATGACGGCGGCAGACTTGATGACCGATCCGCGCAACGACGACAAGAACCTGTGGGTAGGCTGGGACGAGTATCACCGTCTCATCGAGCTGCTCGCGCTCCAGGTGCATGCATCGGGCTGGAAGTTCGACCAGATCCTGTGCCTTGCGCGCGGCGGTCTGCGCGTCGGCGATCAACTGTCGCGTATCTACGACGTGCCGCTCGCGATCCTCGCGACGAGTTCGTACCGTGAAGCGGCCGGCACGGAGCAGGGCGACCTCGACATCGCGCAGTACATCACGATGACGCGCGGCAACCTGGCGGGCAACGTGCTGCTGGTCGACGATCTCGTCGATTCGGGCGTCACGCTTGCGCGCGTGCAGGAGCATCTGAAGGAGCGCTATCCGTCGGTGACGGCCGTGCGCTCGGCCGTGCTCTGGTACAAGGGTTGCTCGAAGGTCAAGCCCGACTATCACACGCAGTTCCTGCCGACGAATCCGTGGATTCATCAGCCGTTCGAGGAGTGGGACACGGTTCGCCCGCACAACCTCGAGGCGTGGATCAAGCGCGGTCGCGCGCAGCGCGACGGCTCGGGCGCATAA